A portion of the Acidisarcina polymorpha genome contains these proteins:
- a CDS encoding 3-oxoacyl-ACP reductase family protein, with the protein MAKKLDGKIALITGGSRGIGAAIAKRLAGDGAQVAITYAKDANAASEVVQAIERDGGKAVTIQADAADAQAVSSAVEKTVATLGRLDVLVNNAGTAIPKRFEETTLEELDRVIDINVRGVFVATQVALKHMNDGGRIITIGSCVGERVLTPGLVPYSATKAAVKLFTQALSREVGSRGITVNNVQPGPIDTDLNPAAGEWAIPQKAATALNRYGRVEEVAALVAFIAGPEASYITGANLTVDGGTNA; encoded by the coding sequence ATGGCAAAGAAACTCGACGGAAAGATTGCGCTTATCACCGGCGGTTCACGTGGCATCGGCGCGGCTATCGCAAAACGTCTGGCCGGCGACGGCGCACAGGTAGCCATCACCTACGCGAAGGATGCCAACGCGGCTTCCGAAGTCGTTCAAGCCATTGAGCGCGATGGCGGAAAAGCGGTCACGATTCAAGCCGATGCCGCCGACGCGCAGGCAGTCAGCAGCGCAGTCGAAAAGACAGTCGCCACGCTCGGTCGATTGGATGTGCTGGTCAACAATGCCGGCACGGCCATTCCGAAGAGGTTCGAGGAGACCACTCTCGAAGAACTGGATCGAGTAATTGACATCAATGTCCGTGGCGTCTTTGTCGCTACGCAGGTAGCGCTGAAGCACATGAACGATGGCGGCCGCATCATTACGATCGGCTCGTGTGTGGGCGAGCGTGTGTTGACGCCTGGTCTGGTGCCCTATTCGGCTACCAAGGCAGCCGTTAAGCTCTTTACGCAGGCATTGTCGAGAGAGGTTGGCAGCCGAGGCATCACGGTAAACAATGTGCAGCCGGGTCCGATCGACACCGATCTGAACCCCGCGGCGGGCGAATGGGCGATACCTCAGAAAGCTGCGACTGCACTAAACCGCTACGGGCGGGTTGAGGAGGTTGCCGCTTTGGTTGCATTCATCGCCGGTCCGGAGGCGTCGTATATTACCGGGGCGAACCTTACCGTCGACGGCGGCACCAATGCTTAG
- a CDS encoding phytoene/squalene synthase family protein: MPSPDRAILLGPLLKGVSRSFYLTLRVLPAEMRDPIGVAYLLARAADTIADTSLIPPGQRLELLLSLRRQVNGAQDEGALHRIAVEVASQQDQSDERTLLRSLGVALKLLAQLGEPDQQMVRDIVTTLTSGMEFDLRKFPAELSGDIVALQEFAELEHYIYMVAGCVGEFWTEMTYAHMPGTLKGSPQTMLNHGVRFGKALQMTNVLRDCSKDLRIGRCYLPTTVLDRFGLNPRDLLLSEASRRARPVLFELVEIALDYFRDAVTYTLAIPAFSVRLRLACLWPVFIGLETLTLLVDNDEWLNPAKLSKIRRVDVYRIMAYSIPLVGSDRLLRGRAEGLIRGIETKINRQHND, encoded by the coding sequence ATGCCTAGTCCCGATCGAGCCATCCTCCTCGGCCCGCTCCTTAAGGGCGTATCGCGCTCTTTTTATCTGACGCTGCGCGTGTTGCCTGCTGAGATGCGCGATCCGATCGGCGTCGCCTATTTGCTGGCCCGCGCTGCTGACACCATCGCGGACACATCCCTCATCCCGCCTGGGCAGAGGTTGGAGCTGCTCCTGTCTCTTCGCCGTCAGGTCAACGGCGCTCAAGATGAAGGGGCGTTGCACCGGATAGCGGTGGAAGTTGCAAGTCAGCAAGACCAGTCCGACGAGAGGACCTTACTGAGGTCGCTTGGGGTTGCTCTGAAGCTTCTTGCTCAATTGGGCGAGCCTGATCAGCAGATGGTACGTGATATCGTCACCACCCTCACGAGCGGGATGGAATTCGACCTCCGTAAGTTCCCCGCGGAGTTATCCGGAGATATCGTCGCCCTCCAGGAATTTGCCGAACTTGAACACTATATCTACATGGTCGCTGGATGCGTCGGTGAATTCTGGACGGAGATGACTTATGCGCACATGCCTGGCACGCTTAAAGGCAGCCCTCAGACGATGTTGAATCATGGGGTTCGTTTCGGAAAAGCCTTGCAGATGACCAATGTTCTGCGGGACTGCAGCAAAGATCTTCGGATCGGGCGCTGCTATCTTCCTACCACTGTGCTGGATCGCTTCGGGCTAAACCCCCGGGATCTCCTGCTGTCGGAAGCATCTCGACGCGCACGTCCTGTTCTGTTCGAACTAGTGGAGATAGCCCTTGATTATTTCCGAGACGCAGTTACTTACACATTAGCGATTCCTGCGTTCTCCGTCCGACTGCGGCTGGCGTGTTTGTGGCCGGTCTTCATTGGCTTGGAAACGCTTACCCTGCTGGTGGACAATGACGAGTGGTTAAATCCGGCCAAGCTCTCCAAGATAAGGCGCGTTGACGTTTACCGGATTATGGCTTATTCAATCCCGTTGGTCGGTTCAGACAGGCTGCTCCGTGGACGTGCTGAGGGATTGATCAGAGGTATTGAGACCAAGATCAACCGTCAACATAACGATTGA